From the Fictibacillus halophilus genome, the window CCATCGAGAAAACGTCACGAATGATTCCGCCAACACCTGTCGCAGCTCCTTGGTAAGGCTCGATCGCTGAAGGGTGGTTATGAGATTCGATCTTGAAAACAACCGCTTGACCGTCACCGATATCCACGATTCCAGCACCTTCACCAGGACCTTGAAGGACGCGCTCACCTTTTGTCGGGAACTTGCTTAGAACAGGCTTTGAATTTTTATAAGAACAGTGCTCACTCCACATAACAGAGAACAGTCCTGTTTCTGTCCAGTTAGGAGATCTGCCGATAATCTTTTCTACGAGTTCAAACTCTGAATCACTTAAACCCATCTCACGGTATAATTTTTGCTCTTTAATTTGTGAACTTGTTGGTTCATGTTGCAGCGACATAACGTTCCCTCCAGCTCTTCACAATAGATTGAAATAATTTAAGACCATCTTTGCTACCTAACAGCTCATCGACCGCGCGTTCCGGATGCGGCATCATACCAAGCACGTTGCCTTCTTCGTTCGTGATACCGGCAATGTTTTCAACTGATCCGTTCGGATTGTTTTTATATGTGAATACGATCTGATTGTTTGCCTTTAGCTGTTGCAGCGTCTCTTCATCGCAATAATAGTTGCCTTCACCATGTGCGACTGGAACGGAGATCACTTCTCCTTTTTCGTACTGAGTCGTGAAGATCGTCGATGTGTTCTCAACGACTAGCTCTTCTGGCTGGCAGATGAATTTCAATGATTCATTGCGGCGCATCGCTCCTGGCAGAAGTCCTGTTTCTAGTAAAATCTGAAATCCGTTACAAACGCCAAGAACCGGTTTTCCTTCACGTGCTGCTTTAACCACTTCTGTCATCACGTTCGAGAATTGTGCGATAGCACCAGAGCGGAGGTAATCTCCATAAGAGAAACCACCAGGCAATAAAATACCGTCAAATTGATTTAAGTTCGTTGCATCGTGCCAGACGTACTCAACTTCAGCGCCGAGCTCATCTTTTACAGCATGATACATGTCAGTGTCACAGTTTGATCCTGGAAAAACGATTACAGCAAACTTCACTGTGCGACAACCTCCTCCACCTCGTAGCGGTAGTCTTCAATCACAGGATTCGATAAAAGTTTCGAGCACATGTTCACGATTTTCTCATCAAGATCATAATCGCCTTTTTGAAGCGTTAACTCTAGATACTTACCAATACGTACATCTTCAACCTCTGACTGTCCCATTTTGTGAAGCGAGCTCATTACTGCCTTACCTTGTGGATCTAATACACTCTCTCTTAATGTTACATACACCTTTACTTTGTACATGATAGGCCTCCTAGACGTTGTAGTATTTTTTCATAAGCATCTGTTAAACTTCCTAATCCCCGGCGAAATACATCTTTATCAAGTTTCTCGTTCGTTTCTGCATCCCATAAACGGCATGTATCAGGAGAAATTTCGTCAGCGAGCATAAGGTTACCGTTAGCATCTGTTCCGAACTCTAGCTTAAAGTCGACGAGCTTTACGTTCTTTTGAACAAAATAAGAAGTGAGCACTTCGTTGATCTGAATCGCTTGTTCTAAAATCTGGCTGAGTTGCTCTCGCGTTGCCAAGTTCATGATGTCGATATGCTCTTCCGTAATAAGCGGATCGCCGAGGTCATCGTTTTTATAATAAAATTCGACGATCGTGCGTGGAAGAATCTGACCTTCAGGAATTCCCGTACGCTTTGATAAAGAACCAGCCGCGATGTTGCGGACAACCACCTCTAAGGGGATGATGGTCACCTTCTTCACGAGTTGTTCGGTTTCGGATACTCGTTTTACGAAGTGGGAGTGAATTCCCTTCTCTTTGAGCAGTTCAAAAAGGATAGATGAGATCTCGTTGTTCAGTCTTCCTTTTCCTGCGATCTCGGCTTTTTTCTCGCCGTTGAACGCTGTTGCTGAATCTTTGTAGCTTACCCAGACGACTTCTTCGTCTGTTGTGCGGTAGATGCGTTTTGCTTTTCCTTCGTATAGCTGCTCTAACTTCTCCATCCTGACCCCTCCGTTATATGAAGATTTCCAATATTCAATCTTTTAAAAAAGGCAAAGAGAAAGAGAGCTCAATAGATCACTCTCTTTTTAGTTGAAGTACTTCTTAAAAGCTTTTTTAGTGTGACATTGTTGTCTTTAGGGAGGTTGATTTCCGTTTCAGATACTCGCTTTCCGCGGGGCGTGCGGTGAGCCACTCGCCGCTTTGCGCCATTGAGGGTCTCACCTGCCCACTCGTCCCGCAGGAGTCTCGCATCTTACACTTCAATCAACTTCAATGAAGTCTTCTTAAACAACAATCTTAAAAGATCTTTCTAATAAAACCCTTTAAAGCCCTAATCTGTCGAAGATTGTGTCTACGTGTGACAGATGATAACTGTAGTCAAAGCATTCAGAGATTTCTTCAGGTGTTAATTTTTCAGTAATTTTTTGTTCAGCTTCTACTAATGTTCTGAACTGTACGCCTTCTTCCCATGCTTGCATCGCTTTTGGCTGCACTGTGTCGTATGCTTCTTCACGTGCCATTCCTTTATCGATCAATTTGAGAAGTACGCGCTGTGAGTAGATTAATCCGTACGTGCGCTCCATGTTGCGTTTCATGTTCTCTGGGAACACGGTTAAGTTCTTGATGATGTTGCCAAAACGGTTCAGCATGTAGTTCAGTGCGATCGTTGCATCTGGTAAGATTACACGCTCAGCTGATGAATGAGAGATATCACGCTCATGCCATAGGGATACGTTCTCGTAGGCTGTCATCATGTAACCGCGGATCACACGAGCAAGACCTGTCATGTTTTCAGATCCGATCGGATTACGTTTATGTGGCATTGCCGATGATCCTTTTTGACCTTTTGCAAAGAACTCTTCTACTTCACGCGTTTCACTCTTTTGAAGACCGCGTACTTCTGTTGCGAACTTCTCGATGCTCGTTGCGATAAGTGCCAACGTTGACATGTAATGAGCGTGTCGGTCACGCTGCAATGTTTGTGTTGAGATCGGTGAAGCTTCTAATCCAAGCTTTTCACACACATATTTTTCAACGAATGGGTCGATGTTCGCGTACGTTCCAACGGCTCCAGAAATTTTACCGAAACGAACCGTGTCAGATGCTTGCTTGAAGCGCACCACGTTACGTTTCATCTCTTCGTACCAAAGAGCAAGCTTCAATCCGAACGTTGTCGGCTCAGCATGTACACCGTGTGTACGACCCATCATCACGGTATATTTATGTTCTTTTGCTTTTTCAGCAAGAATCTCAACGAAACGATCTAGATCTTTCGCTAAGATGTCGTTTGCTTGTTTTAGAAGATACGATAGAGCTGTATCTACAACATCTGTTGAAGTTAGTCCGTAATGAACCCATTTGCGCTCTTCACCAAGTGTTTCAGATACCGCTCGCGTAAACGCAACAACATCATGGCGTGTTTCTTCTTCGATCTCTAGGATTCGGTTAATATCGAAAGACGCGTTTTCGCGAAGCTTCTTCACGTCTTCTTTCGGAATATCTCCTAGTTCTGCCCAAGCTTCACAAGCTAAGATCTCTACTTCAAGCCACGCTTGATATTTGTTTTCGTCCGTCCAGATCGCTCCCATTTCAGGGCGTGTATAGCGTTCAATCATTGTGTTACCTCCGTTTTGTTATCACTTAAAAATAGTGCGGACACTTTTTCTGCTTTTTCTAGTGCCTGTTCAATCGTATCACCTAAAACCGTGATATGCCCCATCTTTCGTTTCGCTTTCGCTTCTTTCTTTCCGTACAGATGAAGTTTCGCTTCTCCTAAATTTCCTATCTCGCGTAACACAGTCTCATGATGTTCACCTAAAATGTTGATCATCACGGCTGGTTTTATTAATTCTGTATTGCCAAGCGGCCAGTTGCATACTGCGCGTACATGCTGATCGAACTGTGAAGTCTCACACGCCTCGATCG encodes:
- the purQ gene encoding phosphoribosylformylglycinamidine synthase subunit PurQ; this encodes MKFAVIVFPGSNCDTDMYHAVKDELGAEVEYVWHDATNLNQFDGILLPGGFSYGDYLRSGAIAQFSNVMTEVVKAAREGKPVLGVCNGFQILLETGLLPGAMRRNESLKFICQPEELVVENTSTIFTTQYEKGEVISVPVAHGEGNYYCDEETLQQLKANNQIVFTYKNNPNGSVENIAGITNEEGNVLGMMPHPERAVDELLGSKDGLKLFQSIVKSWRERYVAAT
- the purS gene encoding phosphoribosylformylglycinamidine synthase subunit PurS; the protein is MYKVKVYVTLRESVLDPQGKAVMSSLHKMGQSEVEDVRIGKYLELTLQKGDYDLDEKIVNMCSKLLSNPVIEDYRYEVEEVVAQ
- the purC gene encoding phosphoribosylaminoimidazolesuccinocarboxamide synthase, with the protein product MEKLEQLYEGKAKRIYRTTDEEVVWVSYKDSATAFNGEKKAEIAGKGRLNNEISSILFELLKEKGIHSHFVKRVSETEQLVKKVTIIPLEVVVRNIAAGSLSKRTGIPEGQILPRTIVEFYYKNDDLGDPLITEEHIDIMNLATREQLSQILEQAIQINEVLTSYFVQKNVKLVDFKLEFGTDANGNLMLADEISPDTCRLWDAETNEKLDKDVFRRGLGSLTDAYEKILQRLGGLSCTK
- the purB gene encoding adenylosuccinate lyase, with protein sequence MIERYTRPEMGAIWTDENKYQAWLEVEILACEAWAELGDIPKEDVKKLRENASFDINRILEIEEETRHDVVAFTRAVSETLGEERKWVHYGLTSTDVVDTALSYLLKQANDILAKDLDRFVEILAEKAKEHKYTVMMGRTHGVHAEPTTFGLKLALWYEEMKRNVVRFKQASDTVRFGKISGAVGTYANIDPFVEKYVCEKLGLEASPISTQTLQRDRHAHYMSTLALIATSIEKFATEVRGLQKSETREVEEFFAKGQKGSSAMPHKRNPIGSENMTGLARVIRGYMMTAYENVSLWHERDISHSSAERVILPDATIALNYMLNRFGNIIKNLTVFPENMKRNMERTYGLIYSQRVLLKLIDKGMAREEAYDTVQPKAMQAWEEGVQFRTLVEAEQKITEKLTPEEISECFDYSYHLSHVDTIFDRLGL